The following are encoded in a window of Sphaeramia orbicularis chromosome 20, fSphaOr1.1, whole genome shotgun sequence genomic DNA:
- the gdap1 gene encoding ganglioside-induced differentiation-associated protein 1, which yields MASENSSESQDEKAALLETGAEGDALSQCDVAAKQRESKLTLYHWTQSFNSQKVRLAIAEKGLHCEEYDVSLPLSEHNEPWFMRLNPTGEVPVLVHNDNVICDPTQIMEYLEQNFNDDGTPKLIPEEGSTYYHRVQHYRELLDSLQMDAYTHGCILHPEVTVDSHIPAYAATCIRTQIGNTQSELKKLAEQNPELKDAYIAKQRRLKSKLYDHDNMKYLKKLLDELESVMDQVETELQRRVEETPEEGSPSWLCGEFFSMADVSLAVTLHRLKFLGLSRRYWGNGNRVNLETYYERVVERPAFRRVLGHVNNILISAVLPVAFRVARKNAPVIVGTTLLIGILGGATYLAFLYMKKRLTVSI from the exons ATGGCGTCTGAAAACAGCTCAGAATCCCAAGATGAGAAAGCAGCCCTTTTAGAAACGGGTGCAGAGGGAGATGCTCTTTCGCAATGtgatgtagcagcaaaacaaaggGAGTCCAAATTAACGCTCTATCACTGGACGCAGTCTTTCAACTCCCAGAAG gtGCGTCTGGCCATAGCAGAAAAGGGCTTACACTGTGAAGAGTATGACGTGAGCCTTCCTCTCAGTGAGCACAATGAGCCTTGGTTTATGCGTCTGAATCCTACAGGTGAAGTTCCAGTCTTAGTCCATAATGACAACGTTATCTGTGACCCGACACAGATTATGGAGTACCTGGAGCAGAACTTTAATGATG ATGGCACACCCAAGCTGATCCCTGAGGAAGGCAGTACTTATTATCACAGAGTGCAGCACTACAGAGAACTACTGGACTCACTACAGATGGATGCTTACACCCATGGCTGCATCCTACATCCTGAGGTCACTGTGGACTCCCACATACCAGCATATGCAGCCACATGCATACGAA CACAGATAGGAAACACACAATCAGAGCTGAAGAAACTGGCTGAGCAGAACCCGGAACTTAAAGATGCGTACATAGCAAAACAAAGGCGCTTGAAG TCCAAGCTGTATGACCATGACAACATGAAATATCTGAAGAAGCTGCTTGATGAACTGGAAAGTGTGATGGATCAAGTAGAGACAGAATTACAGAGGAGGGTGGAGGAAACACCAG AGGAAGGCAGTCCATCCTGGCTGTGCGGTGAGTTCTTCAGCATGGCCGACGTCTCTCTGGCAGTCACCTTACACCGTCTCAAGTTCCTTGGCCTCTCCCGTCGCTACTGGGGCAACGGTAACCGCGTCAACCTGGAAACATACTATGAGCGTGTGGTAGAGCGTCCAGCCTTCAGGAGAGTTCTGGGCCATGTCAACAACATCCTGATATCTGCTGTCCTCCCTGTGGCATTTCGTGTGGCCAGAAAGAATGCACCAGTTATCGTTGGTACGACTCTGTTGATAGGCATTCTGGGAGGAGCTACATACCTTGCTTTTCTTTACATGAAGAAAAGGCTGACAGTCTCCATCTGA